From a region of the Seleniivibrio woodruffii genome:
- a CDS encoding RsmE family RNA methyltransferase, translating into MKRIFYEGMINDVFSLEGDVFHYLKNVVRAKEGDTLGVLTPSQYAECTITELGKRSASVHADIVRETKRHDYRLTVYQCLLKREYMDFAVEKYSELGATEIVPVVSRRSLNELKDKTRDRFTDIAVKAVLQSENEQLPVIADSIDISDITPCGTENIVFYERAETMGMPPVSKDMSIVIGPEGGFTEEEISMLAAKGFKIIKPVSQILKAETASVVFTGYVRMMQDNI; encoded by the coding sequence TTGAAACGCATATTCTATGAAGGCATGATAAATGATGTTTTCAGCCTTGAAGGCGATGTTTTCCATTATCTGAAAAACGTGGTCAGGGCGAAAGAGGGTGATACTCTCGGAGTTCTGACACCCTCACAATATGCCGAATGCACGATCACCGAACTGGGCAAACGGTCGGCCTCCGTCCATGCGGACATAGTTCGTGAGACTAAAAGGCACGACTACAGGCTGACTGTCTATCAGTGCCTTTTAAAGCGTGAATACATGGATTTTGCCGTTGAGAAATACAGCGAACTGGGAGCGACCGAGATAGTCCCCGTTGTGAGCAGACGAAGCCTGAACGAGCTTAAGGACAAGACCCGTGACAGGTTCACGGACATAGCCGTTAAGGCTGTGCTCCAGTCGGAGAACGAACAGCTTCCAGTCATAGCCGACAGCATCGATATCAGCGATATAACCCCCTGCGGAACTGAGAATATTGTTTTCTACGAGAGAGCAGAGACTATGGGAATGCCTCCCGTTTCAAAGGATATGAGCATTGTCATAGGGCCTGAGGGCGGGTTTACCGAGGAAGAGATCTCAATGCTTGCCGCCAAAGGATTTAAAATCATAAAACCTGTCAGTCAGATATTGAAAGCGGAGACGGCGTCTGTGGTTTTCACAGGCTACGTCCGTATGATGCAGGATAATATATGA
- a CDS encoding Fur family transcriptional regulator, translating into MYNVEHILRSHGLRATAQRLLICGEILDAGHIDIDTLYTRLKKKIISLSLATVYKNIHSLMEAGIVSELNVEGKKTLYELNIHQHIHHICDNCGKIEDLHIETEDVREKIASLSGRNIIGCKITVYGKCSDCA; encoded by the coding sequence ATGTATAACGTTGAACACATACTTAGAAGCCACGGCCTGAGAGCTACGGCTCAAAGACTTCTCATCTGCGGAGAGATACTTGATGCGGGGCACATCGACATTGATACGCTCTACACAAGGCTGAAAAAGAAGATAATATCTCTGTCGCTTGCAACTGTATACAAAAATATCCACTCACTCATGGAAGCGGGAATAGTCAGCGAGCTGAACGTTGAAGGTAAAAAAACCTTATACGAGCTAAATATACACCAGCACATCCACCACATCTGCGACAACTGCGGAAAGATAGAAGACCTTCATATCGAAACTGAAGACGTCAGAGAAAAAATCGCTTCACTTTCAGGTAGAAATATTATAGGCTGTAAAATCACAGTATACGGCAAATGTTCGGATTGCGCTTAA
- a CDS encoding metallophosphoesterase gives MPFTAVIGDIHGCIRTLDRLINRIEARYSDVNYISLGDIVDRGFHSLEVTELFMEMKKQGRFRMLLGNHEDMMLDYTGLSAVYAPNAWFGTGGKLTVSSFSRKELDNKLTLGTVTNWDFKPYLEPYQEFFDSAEMYFGYDYPRNKYMFSHAGLGPSNGKVGRVTEYSRRKDYLYIWTRDTEQSQKKHFGYTMVHGHTPVKKVDPQHNPRTPFVNRNKAGELVSVNLDTGCVYGYALSAMVIDDAGDFEFVSERCMD, from the coding sequence ATGCCGTTCACAGCAGTAATCGGCGACATCCACGGGTGCATCCGCACTCTGGACAGGCTGATAAACCGCATTGAGGCACGCTACTCGGACGTAAACTACATCTCTCTGGGGGATATAGTCGACCGTGGATTCCACAGCCTTGAGGTCACGGAGCTGTTCATGGAGATGAAAAAGCAGGGCAGGTTCCGCATGCTTCTGGGCAACCATGAGGACATGATGCTGGACTACACTGGTCTGTCCGCCGTTTATGCGCCGAATGCGTGGTTCGGCACAGGCGGAAAGCTCACCGTTTCGTCATTCAGCAGGAAGGAACTGGATAACAAGCTGACTCTGGGAACCGTAACCAACTGGGATTTCAAACCCTATCTGGAGCCGTATCAGGAGTTTTTTGATTCGGCGGAGATGTATTTCGGCTACGACTATCCCAGAAACAAATATATGTTCTCCCATGCCGGCCTCGGCCCCTCAAACGGCAAGGTGGGCAGGGTGACAGAATACAGCCGCCGCAAGGATTATCTTTATATCTGGACAAGGGACACAGAACAAAGCCAGAAGAAGCATTTCGGTTATACCATGGTTCACGGGCACACACCCGTTAAAAAGGTCGATCCCCAGCATAACCCCAGAACCCCGTTCGTTAACAGGAATAAGGCGGGAGAGCTTGTGTCGGTCAATCTGGACACAGGATGCGTCTACGGCTATGCCCTGAGCGCAATGGTGATAGACGATGCGGGGGATTTCGAGTTCGTCAGCGAGAGGTGTATGGATTGA
- a CDS encoding 50S ribosomal protein L11 methyltransferase, with the protein MYEYRFKQLSEESVTILEDMGIYPIEEDFKGQELCFVVYFGDGLEDIIKDEWYQKVEVEETGWDTKWKEFIKPGNLTDSLKYVFDLDAVSDSGTIIINPAMAFGTGTHATTRCAARLLEDVVSGKNVADVGCGSGILAIAAAKRGAKDVYAFDIDPEALDNTLENIERNHVNVKAWTGDIDSLTEKVDVIVANIITSVLKVIHPPVLEMKPEYIVYSGILAEEYEEFMKEIDIKDYDIVRTVNEAEWCGVLLKCRSQQ; encoded by the coding sequence ATGTACGAATACAGATTTAAACAATTATCGGAGGAATCCGTAACAATTCTGGAAGATATGGGAATTTATCCCATAGAGGAAGACTTCAAAGGTCAGGAACTGTGCTTTGTGGTGTACTTTGGCGACGGGCTGGAGGACATCATTAAAGACGAATGGTATCAGAAGGTTGAGGTTGAAGAGACGGGATGGGACACCAAATGGAAGGAGTTCATCAAGCCCGGCAACCTGACAGACAGCCTGAAATACGTTTTCGACCTTGATGCGGTCTCCGACAGCGGAACAATAATCATCAACCCCGCCATGGCATTCGGCACGGGGACACACGCAACAACACGCTGTGCGGCACGCCTGCTTGAGGACGTGGTCAGCGGCAAAAATGTTGCCGATGTGGGCTGCGGAAGCGGCATTCTGGCCATTGCGGCGGCAAAGAGGGGCGCAAAGGACGTTTATGCGTTCGACATTGATCCTGAAGCCCTTGACAACACACTTGAGAACATCGAGCGCAACCATGTGAACGTTAAGGCATGGACAGGGGATATCGACAGCCTTACAGAGAAGGTTGACGTTATTGTGGCGAACATCATAACAAGCGTTCTGAAGGTCATCCATCCCCCCGTGCTTGAGATGAAACCGGAATACATCGTCTATTCGGGCATTCTGGCAGAGGAATATGAAGAGTTTATGAAAGAGATAGACATAAAGGATTACGATATCGTCCGCACGGTGAACGAGGCGGAGTGGTGCGGGGTGCTTCTTAAATGCCGTTCACAGCAGTAA
- the trpA gene encoding tryptophan synthase subunit alpha produces the protein MRGFYIVGGYPDRESFRKCLNALAEAGFEFIEIGIPFSEPVADGPVIASAIHEAVTKGVDIEAIMAEVREMKQKYPSVCATVMTYANIIHGYGEKKFSEDFGDILSGVIIPDLPARMHYWMKEKGLTIPVIPFVTPVSRDEDIEAIKDTDAPFVYYISIMGVTGSDRQGTQNDRAELAKKLTGKTVVTGFGIRTPEDASKAIAATGGFVIGTEVVKRQGNFEEFSKYIADFR, from the coding sequence ATGAGAGGTTTTTATATTGTCGGCGGATACCCCGACAGGGAAAGTTTTAGAAAATGCCTGAACGCACTGGCGGAAGCGGGCTTTGAGTTCATAGAGATAGGCATTCCCTTCAGCGAACCTGTGGCGGACGGTCCCGTTATTGCATCTGCAATACACGAGGCTGTCACAAAGGGAGTGGATATTGAGGCTATCATGGCGGAAGTGCGGGAGATGAAGCAGAAATACCCGTCCGTGTGCGCCACTGTAATGACCTATGCAAACATTATCCACGGCTACGGCGAAAAGAAATTCTCCGAAGATTTCGGCGATATCCTGAGCGGGGTCATAATCCCCGATCTGCCCGCCAGAATGCACTACTGGATGAAGGAGAAGGGGCTGACCATTCCCGTTATCCCTTTTGTCACCCCTGTTTCAAGGGATGAGGACATCGAAGCCATAAAGGATACGGATGCGCCTTTCGTCTACTACATCAGCATCATGGGTGTTACAGGCTCTGACAGGCAGGGTACGCAGAACGACAGGGCGGAGCTGGCGAAAAAACTCACCGGGAAGACCGTTGTGACTGGTTTCGGTATCCGCACTCCGGAGGATGCATCAAAAGCCATAGCGGCAACGGGCGGTTTTGTGATCGGTACGGAAGTGGTTAAAAGACAAGGAAATTTTGAGGAGTTCTCAAAATACATAGCCGATTTCCGTTAA
- a CDS encoding phosphoribosylanthranilate isomerase has protein sequence MIKICGVKDLETAEKCIELGADIIGFVAHRASRRYLSADDVKTIVNAIGGRVKTCAVGFTLAECKGYETDYVQANDANFAENHILSGHERPSGTFRYFLFDKSSGKGETCEYPEWTAEFADRLILAGGLTPENVGDVIRRYRPFGVDVSSGVETDGVKDIKKIAEFIKRANEAFK, from the coding sequence GTGATAAAGATATGCGGGGTGAAAGACCTTGAAACCGCTGAAAAATGTATTGAGCTGGGTGCGGACATCATAGGTTTCGTTGCCCACAGGGCAAGCAGAAGATATCTTTCAGCGGATGACGTTAAAACTATAGTAAACGCTATCGGTGGCAGAGTAAAGACCTGTGCTGTCGGGTTTACTCTGGCCGAGTGCAAAGGCTATGAAACTGACTACGTTCAGGCAAACGATGCAAATTTTGCGGAGAACCACATTCTGAGCGGACATGAGAGACCATCCGGCACTTTCCGATACTTTCTGTTCGACAAGAGCAGCGGAAAGGGCGAAACCTGCGAATATCCGGAATGGACAGCAGAATTTGCAGACAGGCTGATCCTTGCGGGCGGGCTGACGCCTGAGAACGTGGGCGATGTCATCCGCAGATACAGGCCATTCGGTGTGGACGTTTCCAGCGGGGTCGAGACTGACGGCGTTAAAGATATAAAAAAGATAGCAGAATTTATAAAACGGGCTAATGAGGCGTTCAAATGA
- a CDS encoding metallophosphoesterase family protein, producing MFSISRRNLLRSTAVIGTGLSLGLTTGCSDSDTQTQARFAVLSDPHVYDTSLGTTGTAFEDYLAHDRKMLAESTEIMEAMAAKLSAVDKLDFLLIPGDLTKDGEKVSHQKMASILATLNSKGIATYVVPGNHDINNPHAVSFSGSTTTKVASVTPAEFAEIHKNSGFSNAIYRDSNSLSYIAEPADNVWLFAIDSCKYDDNGTYPETSGEISAATLSWILSKLTEAKSKGKLVIGMMHHGIIAHFAAQPLLFAEYVLDEYTTVGAALANAGMNIVFTGHFHAQDVVKYSFSNSVMYDVETGSGVTAPCPYRIIDLDIPAKKFDIKSYEIDSIPSKTDFATYKKDFVEQGMLELYTALGPSYGLPTAYASVGAEIHVAHYKGDETFASLSAQSQGVVQAMMASTDASAQQLGYAMYDFAQDGAPGDNDLIITL from the coding sequence ATGTTCAGCATTTCAAGAAGAAATCTGCTCCGCTCCACTGCCGTAATCGGTACAGGCCTTTCTCTGGGTCTTACCACGGGCTGTTCCGATTCCGACACTCAGACACAGGCCAGATTCGCAGTCCTCTCCGATCCTCACGTTTATGACACATCGCTGGGAACAACAGGCACAGCTTTCGAAGACTACCTCGCCCACGACAGAAAAATGCTCGCCGAAAGCACGGAGATAATGGAAGCCATGGCGGCGAAACTTTCGGCTGTGGATAAGCTCGATTTCCTGCTTATCCCCGGTGATCTGACAAAGGACGGCGAAAAAGTGAGCCATCAGAAAATGGCTTCAATACTTGCAACTCTAAACAGTAAAGGGATAGCGACCTACGTTGTCCCCGGTAACCACGACATAAACAATCCCCATGCCGTCTCTTTCAGCGGCAGCACAACAACAAAGGTCGCTTCCGTTACCCCTGCTGAGTTTGCGGAGATACACAAAAACAGCGGCTTTAGCAATGCTATCTACAGGGATTCAAACTCACTGAGCTACATCGCCGAACCCGCTGACAACGTGTGGCTGTTCGCCATCGACTCATGCAAATATGACGACAACGGCACCTATCCGGAAACGTCCGGAGAAATATCCGCCGCAACACTCAGCTGGATCCTTTCCAAGCTGACCGAGGCAAAATCTAAGGGTAAACTCGTGATAGGCATGATGCACCACGGTATAATAGCCCACTTCGCCGCCCAGCCTCTGCTTTTTGCCGAATACGTTCTGGACGAATACACCACAGTGGGTGCGGCTCTCGCCAACGCAGGGATGAACATTGTTTTCACAGGACATTTCCATGCGCAGGACGTTGTTAAATACAGCTTCTCAAACAGCGTGATGTATGATGTTGAGACGGGTTCCGGAGTGACGGCTCCCTGTCCTTACAGAATAATAGATCTGGATATACCCGCTAAGAAATTCGATATCAAAAGCTACGAGATAGATTCAATCCCGTCAAAAACCGATTTTGCGACGTATAAAAAGGACTTTGTGGAGCAGGGGATGCTTGAGCTTTACACGGCTCTGGGACCTTCATACGGTCTGCCGACGGCATATGCTTCTGTGGGTGCAGAGATTCACGTTGCCCACTACAAAGGGGACGAGACCTTCGCCTCTCTCAGCGCACAGTCTCAGGGTGTGGTTCAGGCCATGATGGCAAGCACGGATGCTTCGGCACAGCAGCTGGGATATGCTATGTATGATTTTGCGCAGGACGGGGCACCCGGTGATAATGATCTGATAATTACTCTCTGA
- a CDS encoding MarR family winged helix-turn-helix transcriptional regulator encodes MSKNACMQTIVQIRKLSRFLDKYSKHLDKQYHVTLPQMLCLYEITSRSSMNLTELTKSVNLNNSALTGIVDRLESKGFVKRVKKDADRRTIYLEATEEGISYTAQLMRQMEDDCFFDKDKLSPADLQNILNTLDIIINSLDPDIKKIELE; translated from the coding sequence ATGAGCAAAAATGCCTGCATGCAAACCATCGTCCAGATTCGTAAGCTTTCACGCTTCCTGGACAAATATTCCAAGCACCTCGATAAGCAGTATCATGTTACGCTTCCGCAGATGCTGTGTCTTTATGAAATCACTAGCAGGAGTTCGATGAACCTCACCGAACTTACAAAATCCGTCAACCTGAACAACAGCGCCCTGACAGGTATTGTTGACAGACTTGAGAGCAAGGGCTTTGTTAAACGTGTTAAAAAAGACGCAGACAGAAGAACTATCTATCTGGAAGCGACCGAAGAAGGTATTAGTTATACGGCGCAGCTGATGAGACAAATGGAAGACGATTGTTTTTTTGATAAGGATAAGCTGTCGCCGGCGGATCTCCAGAATATCCTGAACACTCTGGATATTATCATCAACTCACTGGATCCGGACATTAAAAAAATCGAGCTGGAATAA
- the trpB gene encoding tryptophan synthase subunit beta, with the protein MIKKAFYGEYGGQFVPETLIPALDELEFWFNKLKNDEKFNKELDSLLKSYAGRPTPVYKAENLSKELGCELYLKREDLMHTGAHKVNNTLGQALVTKYMGKKRVIAETGAGQHGVATATAAALFGMECTVFMGEVDARRQEPNVKRMQLLGAEVVRVQDGQRTLKDATNAALREWVASVETTHYIIGSIVGPYPFPEMVAYFQSVIGIEANAQCRELGFDPDCVVACVGGGSNAIGIFQGFLDNPAVSIYGVEAGGVSDKDGEHARTIGMGKPGILHGAYSYLVQTPEHQVADVHSISAGLDYPGIGPVHAMLNDSGRVTYGYVRDDHALNAFKLLTRREGIIPALESSHALAYVIENKEQFKGKKVLVNLSGRGDKDMASILERGLV; encoded by the coding sequence ATGATTAAAAAGGCTTTTTATGGAGAATACGGCGGGCAGTTTGTGCCTGAAACCCTGATTCCTGCTCTGGATGAGCTGGAATTCTGGTTCAATAAGCTGAAAAATGATGAAAAATTCAATAAAGAACTGGATTCACTGCTGAAATCCTATGCGGGAAGACCCACTCCCGTTTATAAGGCTGAGAATCTGTCGAAAGAGCTTGGCTGTGAGCTGTATCTGAAAAGGGAAGACCTGATGCACACGGGTGCGCACAAGGTCAACAACACTCTGGGGCAGGCTCTGGTGACCAAATATATGGGCAAAAAACGTGTGATAGCCGAAACAGGCGCAGGTCAGCACGGGGTGGCAACCGCCACTGCGGCGGCACTGTTCGGCATGGAATGCACGGTCTTCATGGGTGAGGTGGACGCCCGCAGACAGGAGCCGAATGTAAAGCGTATGCAGCTTCTGGGTGCGGAGGTCGTCCGTGTTCAGGACGGTCAGCGCACTCTGAAAGACGCAACAAACGCAGCTCTGCGTGAGTGGGTGGCCAGTGTCGAAACAACACATTACATAATCGGAAGTATCGTCGGCCCTTATCCTTTCCCTGAGATGGTGGCATACTTCCAGTCGGTGATAGGCATTGAGGCGAACGCACAGTGCAGAGAACTGGGGTTCGACCCCGACTGTGTTGTTGCTTGTGTTGGCGGCGGAAGCAACGCCATCGGAATCTTTCAGGGATTTCTGGACAACCCTGCCGTCAGCATCTATGGAGTTGAGGCGGGCGGAGTGTCCGACAAGGACGGTGAGCATGCCAGAACAATAGGCATGGGCAAACCGGGTATACTCCACGGTGCATATTCCTATCTCGTTCAGACCCCCGAGCATCAGGTGGCGGACGTACATTCCATTTCCGCAGGGCTTGACTATCCGGGCATAGGCCCCGTCCATGCCATGCTGAACGATTCCGGTCGTGTCACATACGGCTATGTGCGTGACGACCACGCTCTGAACGCATTCAAACTGCTCACCCGCAGAGAGGGGATAATTCCCGCTCTGGAATCAAGCCATGCTCTTGCGTATGTTATTGAGAACAAAGAGCAGTTCAAAGGAAAAAAAGTGCTCGTGAATCTTTCGGGCAGGGGCGATAAGGACATGGCATCCATCCTTGAAAGGGGGCTTGTATGA
- a CDS encoding indole-3-glycerol phosphate synthase TrpC, with protein sequence MSVLAKILENKKKEVAVMTVPAFQRKKAVLDFKASLTAKPFICEVKKASPTLGDINVGADPVVTALRYERMGAGAVSVLTDKEFFKGSFEYMREVAEDINVPVLCKDFIIDEKQINTAYVYGADAVLLMATALSKGQYARLYDCAKTKGLAVLTEIHEEEEYDIVASVNPDIVGVNARNLKTLEIDMDKAAGIISRLGGGHFRVAESGMKTADDIRKMRAAGADAFLVGSGLMSSENPEAVFADMASGLKA encoded by the coding sequence ATGTCTGTACTGGCAAAGATTCTGGAAAACAAAAAGAAAGAAGTTGCGGTTATGACAGTTCCCGCTTTTCAGAGAAAAAAGGCGGTTCTGGATTTTAAAGCCTCTCTGACTGCAAAGCCTTTCATCTGCGAGGTAAAAAAAGCCTCGCCGACACTGGGGGACATAAACGTGGGGGCTGATCCCGTGGTGACCGCCCTGCGCTATGAAAGGATGGGGGCAGGAGCAGTCAGCGTGCTGACGGATAAGGAGTTCTTTAAAGGAAGTTTTGAATATATGCGTGAGGTGGCGGAGGACATAAACGTTCCCGTGCTCTGCAAAGATTTCATTATAGACGAAAAACAGATAAACACAGCATACGTTTACGGTGCGGATGCCGTTCTTCTGATGGCAACGGCACTGTCGAAAGGTCAGTATGCGAGGCTGTACGACTGCGCAAAAACAAAAGGGCTGGCGGTGCTGACGGAGATTCACGAGGAGGAGGAATACGATATCGTAGCCTCCGTAAACCCAGATATTGTGGGAGTGAACGCCCGCAATCTGAAAACACTTGAGATAGATATGGACAAAGCGGCGGGGATAATCTCCCGTCTTGGAGGCGGTCATTTCAGGGTTGCCGAAAGCGGCATGAAGACTGCGGACGATATCAGAAAGATGCGTGCGGCGGGAGCCGATGCTTTTCTGGTTGGCTCGGGGCTTATGTCGTCTGAAAATCCGGAGGCTGTGTTTGCCGATATGGCATCGGGGCTTAAAGCGTGA
- a CDS encoding pseudouridine synthase, translating to MKISKKLSVKYGISARSAKQYILEGLVTLNGKPVRKDTDCIDEDFELKIPEKQKTEPEKYLLADSGDVIFFDKPVFMHSERHRIDDPVTMEDILAAYSHEHELISRLDFTTDGVIAAVRKGVEVVSQKKIYLAYVSGEMTGSVTMDNLIDAGKRTKVKVTDLSGGNRTVFTPLSYKNGFTLVQAEIEKAARHQLRAFLAHLRHPIAGDTLYGGTEHCRIMLHCAFTEINGFSANSRLTDSFYLFSN from the coding sequence ATGAAAATCTCAAAAAAATTGTCGGTAAAATACGGAATTTCTGCAAGAAGCGCAAAACAGTATATTCTGGAAGGGCTTGTAACCCTTAACGGAAAACCAGTCCGCAAGGACACAGACTGTATCGATGAGGATTTTGAGCTGAAAATACCCGAAAAGCAGAAAACAGAGCCGGAAAAGTATCTTTTGGCGGATTCCGGCGACGTTATTTTCTTCGATAAGCCGGTTTTCATGCACTCAGAACGCCACAGGATAGACGATCCCGTCACCATGGAGGATATTCTGGCGGCTTATTCACATGAACATGAACTCATCTCAAGACTGGATTTCACCACAGACGGGGTGATAGCCGCAGTTCGCAAAGGGGTTGAGGTTGTCTCCCAGAAAAAAATATATCTGGCTTATGTTTCAGGCGAAATGACAGGATCCGTCACCATGGATAATCTGATTGATGCCGGGAAACGGACAAAGGTTAAAGTTACAGACCTGTCCGGCGGCAACAGAACGGTCTTCACCCCTCTGTCATACAAAAACGGATTCACACTGGTTCAGGCGGAGATAGAAAAAGCCGCCCGACATCAGCTGAGAGCCTTTCTTGCACACCTCAGACACCCCATCGCAGGGGACACGCTATACGGCGGAACCGAACACTGCCGCATCATGCTCCACTGTGCATTCACCGAAATAAACGGATTTTCCGCAAACAGCCGCCTCACCGACTCATTTTACTTATTTTCAAATTGA
- the tadA gene encoding tRNA adenosine(34) deaminase TadA has translation MTFTADDEKFMRLAIEQAKLAGEEGEVPIGAVVVYNGEVIGRGFNRKNSGRSALKHAEIVAIEDASKHFGDWRLDECSLYVTLEPCLMCAGAIIHARVRNVIFGAAEPKFGGVVSLANTFDIEKLNHRVNYAGGLFADEISLMLKDFFKTIRSAKSRPLSQT, from the coding sequence ATGACCTTTACCGCAGACGATGAAAAATTTATGCGTCTTGCCATAGAGCAGGCGAAACTGGCGGGGGAGGAGGGCGAAGTGCCCATCGGTGCCGTGGTCGTTTATAACGGCGAGGTTATCGGCAGGGGATTTAACCGCAAAAACTCCGGCAGGTCTGCTCTGAAGCATGCGGAGATAGTGGCCATAGAGGACGCATCGAAGCATTTCGGCGACTGGCGGCTTGATGAATGCTCGCTGTATGTCACCCTTGAACCCTGTCTCATGTGCGCGGGAGCCATAATTCATGCCAGGGTGCGCAATGTTATCTTCGGTGCGGCAGAGCCCAAATTCGGCGGCGTTGTTTCACTGGCAAACACATTCGACATAGAGAAGCTCAACCACAGGGTGAACTATGCGGGCGGTCTCTTTGCCGATGAGATATCTCTGATGCTCAAAGACTTTTTCAAAACCATCAGGAGCGCAAAGTCACGTCCCTTATCACAGACGTGA
- a CDS encoding TAXI family TRAP transporter solute-binding subunit, which translates to MKKYILSALIAVLTLFSVQKSFAAPNEFRFCGGPDGGTFMYFANGIAKLGEKYGMKITPVPTKGSIENIRMLNSGQAGFATVYAEDAYLARRGLLKGDNTKYTRIYGAGLLFTAKAHVLVQNSSTIKTLHDLADKRVAVGEAGTGAASSAERILSSIGVWNSTTKYFIGYRQAEAAFKAGIIDAVWILAGVPNPSVTDMLNNNNARLISMESDMKRILAANRYYRSVKIPIGTYNGVNKNIDTVESDVILLTNLYTSEKEVRDMLNMIYNPSSVSYMTTQHPAAVEIPLNYEQQRMLIPPHDGAVRFWREKGMIR; encoded by the coding sequence ATGAAAAAATATATCCTTTCAGCCCTCATCGCAGTTTTAACCTTATTTTCAGTGCAGAAGTCTTTTGCCGCGCCAAATGAGTTCAGATTTTGCGGCGGCCCCGACGGCGGCACATTCATGTATTTTGCCAACGGGATAGCAAAACTGGGTGAAAAATACGGAATGAAGATAACACCCGTGCCCACCAAAGGCTCCATAGAGAACATCCGTATGCTGAACAGCGGACAGGCTGGCTTTGCCACTGTTTATGCCGAAGACGCATATCTGGCCAGACGGGGACTTCTGAAAGGCGACAACACAAAATATACCCGAATATACGGCGCAGGCCTGCTTTTCACAGCAAAGGCACACGTTCTGGTGCAGAACAGCTCCACAATAAAAACCCTGCACGATCTTGCTGACAAACGGGTTGCTGTGGGAGAGGCAGGAACGGGAGCCGCCAGCAGTGCGGAGAGGATTCTTTCGTCCATAGGCGTGTGGAACAGCACAACTAAATATTTCATAGGCTATCGTCAGGCCGAAGCCGCCTTTAAAGCGGGAATAATAGATGCGGTATGGATTCTGGCGGGAGTGCCAAATCCCTCGGTAACCGATATGCTGAACAACAACAATGCCCGCCTGATAAGCATGGAAAGCGATATGAAGCGGATTCTGGCCGCAAACAGATATTACCGTTCGGTCAAAATACCCATAGGGACCTACAACGGGGTCAATAAAAATATTGATACTGTAGAATCAGATGTTATACTTCTGACAAACCTCTATACTTCGGAAAAAGAGGTCAGGGATATGCTGAACATGATATATAACCCTTCGTCTGTCAGCTATATGACCACCCAGCATCCGGCGGCAGTTGAAATTCCGCTTAACTATGAGCAGCAACGCATGCTTATCCCTCCCCATGACGGAGCTGTCCGTTTCTGGAGAGAAAAAGGTATGATTAGATAA